The nucleotide window aaatgctgcgtgtacacacaatggaatattattcagccttaaaaaggaaggagattaTGACATGTGACGACATGGATAAACCCTGAGGACATTACGCTGCACAAGATAAACTAGTCACAAAGAGCAAATACCAAattactccatttatatgaagtcccGAGAACAGTCAGATTCATAGAGATAGAAATTagattggtggctgccaggggctgggggaaagggagatgggagttagtgtttaatgggtacagggtttgGGAAGATGGGAAAGatgtggagatggatggtggtgatggctgcacagtgCCACAGAACCGTACACTTAAAGATGGTTAATATGGCAAACTGTACATCATATATTTGTAACcacaattaaaaacaacaacaacaagcaCCCCCCTCCACCACCATCAGTGAAATTCCAGGCCCTGGACAGGACGGGGAGGTGAGCCCACCTGGGAGTCCCCGGAACTGGGAGCTTGGGAGTGAGTCACAGGTGGGGACTCAGAGTCTCAGATGTGGCAGGGAAGTGGCGCATGGATCAAGGGACCTGGACTCTAACACCTATGCTTCCTTCTTCAGGCTGGCTTTGGGGAGCCAGAAGAGGGTTCACTTCCCcttttgagcttcagtttccttcccTGTAAAGTGGGGGTGCCACTGACTTATACATTCCAGAAATATTCATAGATGCCTGTgatttgccaggcactgttcaagGCAGACAAAGCCTCCGCCCTCTTGGAATTTACTCTCTCATGGAGAAGGCAGATCACCAACAAGCAGACaagtaaataaaaggaaaaatgtcacatACTGATGGGGCCTCTGTGGCATAAGCAAATAGGAGAATGTCATGGtgactggggagggggtggctttAAGTGGTGTGGGCTGGGAAGGCCTCACAGGAGGGGCCGTTTAAGCTCAGACTTGGCAGAACAGGAGTGAGCCCCGGGGAGGAGGTCAGGGGGCAGCCCTCCAGAAGAGGCAGCAGCAAGGCCTTAGGCAGGACCAAGGCCAGGTGACAACGCACAGAAGGTTGGCCCACGGGACAGCAGTGTGGTGGCGGTGGGCAAGgccagggagctggggcaggTCCCACTGGGCTTCGTAAGTCCCGGAAGTTTGGGTTTTACTGTAGGTATGTTAAGAAACTATCTCAGCAGGTCTTAAGCAAGGAAGAGGAGGATCTGGTTTGTGGTTTAGCTGCGGCTGCCATGTGAATAATGACCAGGGGCATTAGGGGAGCAGTGGGTGGGGGGTACTTGGTTATAGAGAGACCGGGCTTAGCATGGGCTCATGCTCACAAGAGTCCTGGCCTTGCTTGCTGCACCGAGGGACCAGGGAAATAAATAAGGGACAGGAAGCCAGGGAAGGGCGATGGGGAAACAAACCATGTGTCCATTTCATGGCAGGACCCATTCAGatgttctagttcagttggagTTGGTTGGCAGGATCATCTTCTAAATTAAGTGAGGCACTTAGAGCCTGTCAGAAcccctgacacacagtaggtgctacaGGACTGTTAGCTCCTCTTATTCTAAGCCTTTCCTGCCTTTGACCTTTAGGGCCCTACCCACCACCACTGAGGCCCAGCCTTTGATACAGCTTGAATCCCATCCTACAGTCAAGATGGTGGTAGAGAGACTGGCCCATTCCCTGAGCCCATGAGGAGTGAGGCCCCTTCAGCCCAAAGATGGGGAACATCACTGCCGACAACTCCTCACTGAACTGTGCCATCGACCACACCATCCACCAGACGCTGGCCCCGGTGGTCTACGTCACAGTGCTGGTGGTGGGCTTCCCAGCCAACTGCCTGTCCCTCTACTTCGGCTACCTGCAGATCAAGGCCCGGAACGAGCTGGGCGTGTACCTGTGCAACCTGACGGTGGCCGACCTCTTCTATATCTGCTCGCTCCCCTTCTGGCTGCAGTACGTGCTGCAGCACGACAACTGGTCCCACGGCGATCTGTCCTGCCAGGTGTGCGGCATCCTCCTCTACGAGAACATCTACATCAGCGTGGGCTTCCTCTGCTGCATCTCCATCGACCGCTACCTGGCCGTGGCCCATCCCTTCCGCTTCCACCAGTTCCGCACCCTGAAGGCGGCCGTGGGCGTCAGCGTGCTCATCTGGGTCAAGGAGCTGCTGGCCAGCGTCTACTTCCTCACGCACAAGGAGGTCATCGAGGACCAGAACCGGCACCGCGTCTGCTTCGAGCACTACCCCCTGCAGCCATGGCAGCGTGGCATCAACTACTATCGCTTCCTGGTGGGCTTCCTCTTCCCCATCTGCCTGCTGCTGGCCTCCTACCAGGGCATCCTGCGGGCCGTGCGCCGGAGCCACGGCACCCAGAAGAGCCGCAAGGACCAGATCCAGCGGCTGGTGCTCAGCACCGTGGTCATCTTCCTGGCCTGCTTCCTGCCCTACCACGTGCTGCTGCTCGTGCGCAGCCTCTGGGAGTCCAGCTGCGCGTTCGCCAAGGGCATCTTCAACGCCTAccacttctccctcctcctcaccAGCTTCAACTGCGTGGCGGACCCGGTGCTCTACTGCTTCGTCAGTGAGACCACCCACAGGGACCTGGCCCGCCTCCGCGGGGCCTGCCTGGCCTTCCTCACCTGCTCCAGGACTGGCCGGGCCCGGGAGGCCTACCCGCTGGGCACCCCCGAGGCCTCTGGGAAACACGAGGAGCCCGAGCTGTTAACGAAGCTCCACTCGGCCTCCCAGACCCCTAACTCCTCTGGAGTGGGAGGGTCCCCCACGGGCGGGCTGGCTTAGCCGGGGTTGCCCACGTGTGGGGCACAGTGAGGCCTGAGCATGCTCACTGGCTGCCACCCGCTTTGCCGAGCGCAGGCGCCTGCCTCATTCTGCTGGAGGGAACAATGGGCCGGGGCTGTAGCAAGGCCCCCTGGTTCCAGGGAACCCCATCTGGCTTGCTGAGCCCGATGGGGCTGCTGAGTGTGGGCATGTGCCCTGTCAGCTCATGGGTGTCATCTGCTGCCAGCTGGGCTGCTggtgggaagaagacagggaactGTCACCTCCAGGAGATTTTCAAAGAGAAGCTGGGGTTTGGGGGTACAGTGTGAGTATAAGGAGAGAGGAGGACTAAGAGATGAGAGTGAGTCCTGGGAGCACACCTGCCAGGACCTTCCAGAGCCATTGTTGTCACAGGTGATACCTGTCTGAATGCACTAGTGTTATCTGAGGAGGTGACACCCAAAACTGTATTGTCACCATTAACACTGGAGCCTCACTCCATGCAGTGGTAGGGGCGTGACAGGCAGAGAGACCCCAGCTCCAGCCATGTCACAGTTTAATAGGGAGAGATGAGCAGACTCCCCAAGCCCCAGGGCTAATGGAGAACAAATCCCAGAGGCGCCAGGGTTCCCTGAAGCGATGTCTGTGGTCCTTTAAAGAGTCAGTACTGAAGCTCGAGTGTCAGGAAAGAGGCCTAAAGCCAGTGTGTCTAACAGAATTCCCTACACACAGATTCCTGattacttttctgtttccatcTGCCCAGAAGCACCAGACCAGAAGcctgagactgtgtgtgtgtgatatgtaTGATGTGTGTGTTCACAGTTAAAATGCCTGGGTCTCCATGACACTACCTGCCAAGTCATTGAGGCTAGGGCCATGCGACTGCTGGCAGAGgtccccctgctccccagccccagccacaaaTCCTCCAATCCCTGGTCCCACACAGTGTGGAGTGTCTGGCAGTCTCAGAGAGGAGCATGATGTTCTCCCCAAGTTCTCAGAtagagcaaaacaaacaaaacagatgtATTCTCTGACATCTCTCAGTCCAAAGGGTTAAGTTCCACTAGGAACAGGAGAGGAGGTGTCCCTGGAGAACCTTGCCTCCTTTGGTTCTGGCGCTGTGTCTCTGCCAGATgttcctcccctcccacctggaGAGCGAGAGTGGACCTTTGGGCCATGTGTAGCCCAGGATATTGACCACCATCTGTTCTACCCAGGAAGGCTGGGTACAGGGCTCATCTCTCCTGCCACTTTGTGCCCAACCATGGTGAGCTCCTGCTCTGGTGAACATACTGAGGACCAGAAGAGCTTCTTAATGTTCCAGGGACCTGCCCGCACTTCCAGAAATGCTGGCCTTTCAGATTTCCTGGT belongs to Manis pentadactyla isolate mManPen7 chromosome 11, mManPen7.hap1, whole genome shotgun sequence and includes:
- the GPR68 gene encoding ovarian cancer G-protein coupled receptor 1 — encoded protein: MGNITADNSSLNCAIDHTIHQTLAPVVYVTVLVVGFPANCLSLYFGYLQIKARNELGVYLCNLTVADLFYICSLPFWLQYVLQHDNWSHGDLSCQVCGILLYENIYISVGFLCCISIDRYLAVAHPFRFHQFRTLKAAVGVSVLIWVKELLASVYFLTHKEVIEDQNRHRVCFEHYPLQPWQRGINYYRFLVGFLFPICLLLASYQGILRAVRRSHGTQKSRKDQIQRLVLSTVVIFLACFLPYHVLLLVRSLWESSCAFAKGIFNAYHFSLLLTSFNCVADPVLYCFVSETTHRDLARLRGACLAFLTCSRTGRAREAYPLGTPEASGKHEEPELLTKLHSASQTPNSSGVGGSPTGGLA